One window of Oncorhynchus masou masou isolate Uvic2021 chromosome 28, UVic_Omas_1.1, whole genome shotgun sequence genomic DNA carries:
- the LOC135517221 gene encoding V-type proton ATPase catalytic subunit A-like, translating into MDLSKLPKIRDEEKESEFGYVHGVSGPVVTATAMAGAAMYELVRVGHSELVGEIIRLEGDMATIQVYEETSGVSVGDPVLRTGKPLSVELGPGIMGSIFDGIQRPLKDINDLTQSIYIPRGVNIGALNRDLKWEFSPVKSLRVGSHITGGDIYGMVFENSLIKHKIMLPPRNRGTVTYVAPPGNYDVSDVVLELEFEGMKEKFTMVQVWPVRQIRPVTEKLPANHPLLTGQRVLDALFPCVQGGTTAIPGAFGCGKTVISQSLSKYSNSDVIVYVGCGERGNEMSEVLRDFPELTMEVDGKTESIMKRTALVANTSNMPVAAREASIYTGITLSEYFRDMGYNVSMMADSTSRWAEALREISGRLAEMPADSGYPAYLGARLASFYERAGRVKCLGNPEREGSVSIVGAVSPPGGDFSDPVTSATLGIVQVFWGLDKKLAQRKHFPSVNWLISYSKYTRALDEYYDKHFPEFVPLRTKAKEILQEEEDLAEIVQLVGKASLAETDKITLEVAKLLKDDFLQQNGYTPYDRFCPFYKTVGILSNIIAFYDMARHAVETTAQSDNKITWSMIRENLGEILYRLSSMKFKDPVKEGEAQIKSDYAQLLEDMQNSFRSLED; encoded by the exons ATGGACCTGTCCAAGCTGCCTAAGATCCgtgatgaggagaaagagagcgagtttGGATATGTCCATGGAGTCTCCGGCCCAG TTGTGACGGCCACTGCCATGGCGGGAGCGGCCATGTATGAGCTGGTGAGAGTGGGCCACAGTGAGCTGGTGGGAGAGATCATCAGGCTGGAGGGAGACATGGCCACCATCCAGGTTTACGAGGAGACAT CGGGTGTATCCGTTGGGGACCCGGTGCTGCGGACAGGAAAGCCTCTGTCAGTGGAGTTGGGCCCAGGCATCATGGGCTCCATCTTCGATGGTATCCAGCGCCCCCTGAAGGACATCAATGACCTAACACAGAGCATCTACATCCCCCGTGGAGTCAATATCGGAGCCCTCAACCGAGACCTGAAATGGGAGTTCTCCCCTGTCAAGAGCTTACGG gTGGGCAGTCACATCACAGGGGGTGATATCTATGGGATGGTGTTTGAGAACTCCCTCATCAAGCACAAGATCATGCTGCccccgaggaacagaggaaccGTCACCTATGTGGCTCCCCCCGGAAACTATGACGTCTCG gacgTGGTGTTGGAGCTGGAGTTTGAGGGTATGAAGGAGAAGTTCACCATGGTCCAAGTCTGGCCAGTGCGACAGATTCGTCCGGTCACAGAGAAGCTCCCTGCCAATCACCCACTGCTGACCGGACAGAGAGTACTGGACGCCCTCTTCCC gtgtGTCCAGGGAGGAACTACAGCCATCCCCGGAGCCTTTGGCTGTGGTAAAACTgtcatctcccagtccctgtcaaaGTACTCCAACAGTGATGTCATCGTCTACGTAGGCTGCGGGGAGCGAGGGAACGAGATGTCAGAAGTTCTGCGAGATTTTCCCGAG CTGACCATGGAGGTGGATGGGAAGActgagagcatcatgaagagAACAGCGCTGGTGGCCAACACCTCCAACATGCCTGTGGCTGCTAGAGAGGCCTCTATCTACACAG ggaTTACGCTGTCTGAGTACTTCAGGGACATGGGCTACAATGTTAGCATGATGGCTGACTCCACCTCTCGATGGGCCGAGGCTCTCAGGGAGATCTCTGGTCGACTGGCTGAGATGCCCGCTG ACAGTGGTTACCCAGCCTACCTGGGTGCCCGTCTGGCGTCATTCTACGAGCGTGCCGGCAGGGTGAAGTGTCTTggcaacccagagagagagggcagcgtCAGCATTGTGGGGGC TGTGTCTCCCCCTGGTGGTGACTTCTCTGATCCTGTGACATCAGCTACCCTGGGTATCGTGCAG gTGTTCTGGGGTCTGGATAAGAAGCTGGCCCAGAGGAAGCACTTCCCGTCAGTCAACTGGCTGATCAGCTACAGTAAGTACACGCGGGCGCTAGACGAGTACTACGACAAGCACTTCCCTGAGTTCGTCCCGCTGCGCACCAAGGCCAAGGAGAtcctgcaggaggaggaggacctggctGAGATCGTACAGCTGGTCGGCAAG GCATCGCTGGCAGAAACTGATAAGATCACCCTGGAGGTGGCCAAGCTCCTCAAGGATGACTTCCTGCAACAGAATGGTTACACCCCCTACGACAG GTTTTGTCCCTTCTATAAGACGGTAGGCATCCTGTCCAACATCATTGCGTTCTACGACATGGCGAGGCACGCAGTGGAGACCACAGCTCAGAGCGACAACAAGATCACCTGGTCCATGATCCGAGAAAACCTGGGAGAGATCCTCTACAGACTCAGCTCCATGAAGTTCAAA GACCCAGTGAAGGAGGGAGAGGCCCAGATCAAGTCTGACTACGCCCAGTTGCTGGAGGACATGCAGAACTCCTTTCGCAGCTTGGAGGACTGA